One region of Pseudomonas alvandae genomic DNA includes:
- the hemA gene encoding glutamyl-tRNA reductase: MAFLALGINHKTASVDVRERVAFTPEQLVEALQQLCRLTDSREAAILSTCNRSELYIEQDHVSADSVLRWLAEYHELSLEELRASAYVHEDDAAVRHMMRVASGLDSLVLGEPQILGQMKSAYAVAREAGTVGPLLGRLFQATFNAAKQVRTDTAIGENPVSVAFAAVSLAKQIFSDLQRSQALLIGAGETITLVARHLHDLGVKRIVVANRTLERASTLAEQFGAHAVLLSDIPAELVHSDIVISSTASQLPILGKGAVESALKLRKHKPIFMVDIAVPRDIEPEVGELDDVYLYSVDDLHEVVAENLKSRQGAAQAAEEMITVGAEDFMVRLRELAAVDVLKAYRQQSERLRDEELQKAQRLLANGGSAEEVLVQLARGLTNKLLHAPSVQLKKLTAEGRLDALAMAQELFALGEASPDSFSDKKSQ; the protein is encoded by the coding sequence ATGGCCTTCCTTGCACTTGGTATTAACCACAAGACTGCTTCAGTAGACGTCCGCGAGCGCGTGGCCTTTACGCCTGAGCAGCTGGTTGAGGCCCTGCAGCAGCTCTGCCGACTCACCGACAGCCGCGAAGCTGCGATCCTCTCCACCTGCAATCGCAGCGAGCTTTATATAGAACAGGATCACGTTTCTGCCGATTCAGTGCTGCGCTGGCTGGCCGAATATCATGAATTGAGCCTTGAAGAGCTGCGCGCCAGTGCCTATGTGCATGAAGACGATGCGGCCGTTCGTCACATGATGCGTGTCGCCTCGGGGCTTGATTCGCTGGTGTTGGGCGAGCCGCAGATCCTCGGCCAGATGAAATCGGCGTACGCCGTGGCGCGCGAGGCAGGCACCGTCGGCCCGCTGCTGGGGCGGCTGTTCCAGGCCACGTTCAATGCCGCCAAGCAGGTGCGCACCGACACCGCCATTGGTGAGAACCCGGTGTCCGTGGCGTTTGCCGCGGTCAGCCTGGCGAAGCAGATTTTCAGTGACCTGCAGCGCAGCCAGGCGTTGCTGATCGGTGCCGGCGAGACCATCACCCTGGTTGCCCGCCACCTGCATGACCTGGGCGTGAAACGCATCGTGGTCGCCAACCGCACGCTGGAGCGCGCCAGCACCCTGGCCGAACAGTTCGGCGCCCACGCGGTGCTGCTGTCCGACATTCCCGCCGAGCTGGTACACAGCGACATCGTCATCAGTTCCACCGCCAGCCAGTTGCCGATTCTTGGCAAGGGCGCGGTGGAAAGCGCCTTGAAGCTGCGCAAGCACAAGCCGATCTTCATGGTCGACATTGCCGTGCCGCGTGACATCGAGCCGGAAGTCGGCGAACTGGACGACGTTTACCTCTACAGTGTCGATGACCTGCACGAAGTGGTTGCCGAAAACCTGAAGAGCCGGCAAGGCGCGGCCCAGGCGGCGGAAGAGATGATTACCGTCGGCGCCGAGGATTTCATGGTGCGCCTGCGCGAGCTGGCGGCGGTGGACGTGCTCAAGGCGTATCGTCAGCAAAGTGAACGGCTGCGTGACGAAGAATTGCAAAAGGCCCAGCGCCTGCTGGCCAACGGTGGCAGTGCCGAAGAGGTGCTGGTGCAACTGGCCCGTGGCCTGACCAACAAGCTGCTCCACGCGCCCAGCGTCCAGCTCAAGAAACTGACCGCCGAAGGCCGCCTCGATGCGTTGGCCATGGCCCAGGAACTTTTCGCCCTCGGTGAGGCTTCACCGGATAGCTTTTCGGATAAAAAATCGCAATGA
- a CDS encoding YkgJ family cysteine cluster protein: MKTIPLVELPAPVVTCSTCAACCCQLEVMLITDTGVPERFIDTDDWGGEVMLRLDDGWCAALDRDSMMCTIYERRPLICREFEMGAPECLEERQGITTAYR; this comes from the coding sequence ATGAAAACCATCCCTCTCGTTGAACTCCCCGCGCCGGTCGTCACCTGCTCGACCTGCGCGGCGTGCTGCTGCCAGCTCGAAGTCATGCTCATCACCGACACCGGCGTTCCCGAGCGGTTTATCGACACCGACGATTGGGGAGGGGAAGTGATGCTGCGGCTGGATGACGGTTGGTGTGCGGCGCTGGATCGAGACAGCATGATGTGCACGATCTACGAGAGGCGTCCGCTGATTTGCAGGGAATTCGAAATGGGTGCGCCGGAATGCCTGGAGGAGCGACAGGGCATCACGACGGCGTATCGGTAG
- a CDS encoding molybdopterin-synthase adenylyltransferase MoeB, translating into MLNDQELLRYSRQILLQHVDIDGQLRLKQGRVLIIGLGGLGAPVALYLAAAGVGEMHLADFDTVDLTNLQRQIIHDTDSVGLSKVESAVRRLTAINPEVRLVPHTAAMDEDSLADAVAAVDVVLDCSDNFSTREAVNAACVAAGKPLVSGAAIRLEGQLSVFDPRRAESPCYHCLYGHGSEAELTCSEAGVLGPLVGLVGSLQALEALKLLAGFGEPLVGRLLLIDALGTRFRELRVKRDPGCSVCGKPT; encoded by the coding sequence GTGCTGAACGATCAGGAATTGCTGCGCTATAGCCGACAGATTCTGCTGCAACACGTCGACATCGATGGGCAGTTGCGCCTCAAGCAGGGCCGCGTGTTGATCATCGGGCTGGGCGGCCTCGGCGCTCCGGTGGCGTTGTACCTCGCCGCCGCTGGCGTTGGCGAGATGCACTTGGCGGACTTCGACACGGTCGACCTGACCAACCTCCAGCGGCAGATCATCCACGACACCGACAGCGTCGGCCTGAGCAAAGTCGAATCGGCGGTGCGGCGCCTGACCGCCATCAATCCCGAGGTCCGGCTGGTGCCTCACACGGCTGCGATGGACGAAGACAGCCTGGCAGATGCCGTGGCGGCGGTGGACGTGGTGCTGGATTGCTCCGACAATTTTTCCACGCGCGAAGCGGTGAACGCTGCCTGTGTGGCGGCGGGCAAGCCATTGGTCAGCGGCGCGGCGATTCGTCTGGAAGGACAGTTATCGGTGTTCGATCCGCGTCGCGCCGAAAGTCCGTGTTACCACTGCCTCTACGGTCACGGCAGCGAAGCTGAATTGACCTGCAGCGAGGCCGGCGTACTTGGCCCGCTCGTGGGGCTGGTGGGCAGCCTCCAGGCGCTCGAAGCCTTGAAGCTGCTGGCCGGTTTTGGTGAGCCACTGGTGGGGCGCTTGCTGTTGATCGATGCCTTGGGCACGCGTTTTCGCGAATTGCGGGTCAAGCGTGATCCGGGTTGCAGCGTCTGTGGCAAGCCGACATGA
- the murI gene encoding glutamate racemase, with amino-acid sequence MSEAPVGVFDSGVGGLSVLGEIRRLLPNESLLYIADCGHIPYGEKSPEFIRERCAIIAGFLQREGAKALVVACNTATVAGVADLRRDYPEWPIVGMEPAVKPAAAATRSGIVGVLATTGTLQSAKFAALLDRFATDVRVITQPCPGLVELIEAGDLNSPALLQLLQGYVTPLLAAGCDTLILGCTHYPFLKPLLKQMVPEHISLIDTGAAVARQLQRLLAERNLLAHGPASEAQFWTSSDPLHLRKILPTLWDSSDIVRNFEL; translated from the coding sequence ATGAGTGAAGCGCCGGTCGGTGTGTTCGATTCCGGGGTCGGCGGGTTGTCGGTGCTGGGTGAGATCCGTCGGTTGCTGCCCAATGAATCTCTCCTGTATATCGCTGACTGCGGGCATATCCCTTACGGCGAAAAGAGCCCGGAATTCATTCGCGAGCGATGCGCGATCATTGCGGGCTTTCTCCAGCGCGAAGGCGCCAAGGCGCTGGTGGTCGCTTGCAATACCGCGACGGTGGCCGGAGTCGCCGACCTGCGTCGCGATTACCCCGAGTGGCCCATCGTCGGCATGGAGCCAGCGGTCAAGCCTGCCGCCGCCGCCACGCGAAGCGGCATCGTGGGTGTGCTGGCAACCACGGGCACCTTGCAGAGCGCCAAGTTCGCTGCGTTGCTCGATCGTTTTGCCACGGATGTGCGGGTCATCACGCAGCCCTGCCCAGGGCTGGTGGAATTGATCGAGGCCGGTGACTTGAACAGCCCGGCCTTGCTTCAATTGCTGCAAGGCTACGTCACTCCCTTGCTGGCGGCCGGTTGCGACACATTGATCCTCGGCTGCACGCACTATCCATTCCTCAAGCCGTTGCTCAAGCAAATGGTTCCTGAACATATCAGCCTGATCGACACGGGCGCCGCCGTGGCTCGGCAACTTCAACGCCTGTTGGCCGAACGGAATCTACTGGCCCACGGGCCGGCCAGTGAAGCGCAATTCTGGACCAGTTCGGATCCGCTACATTTAAGAAAAATCCTACCGACTCTATGGGATTCGTCTGACATTGTGCGAAACTTCGAACTGTAA
- the phrB gene encoding deoxyribodipyrimidine photo-lyase, whose translation MQLIWLRSDLRLHDNTALAAAAAAGPCVAVYLMSPGQWRAHDDAPCKIDFWLRNLASLSAALNTLNIPLLIRHASHWDQAPQVLATLCRELNISAVHANEEYGVNETRRDGEVARTLKDQGVAFHGYLDQLLFRPGSVLTRTGNYFQVFSQFRKVCYQRLNLSLPNLVPAPTGQARTAIASDPVPAHVEGFAPPSEALRALWPAGENEARRRLDAFIDQHIDEYQRERDFPAHPGTSQLSAYLVAGVVSPRQCLHAALQANQGEFESGSAGTVAWINELLWREFYKHILVGYPRVSRHRAFRPETEALAWRKAPDELEAWQQGRTGLPIIDAAMRQLLETGWMHNRLRMVVAMFLTKNLLIDWREGERFFMRHLIDGDLAANNGGWQWSASTGTDSAPWFRIFNPLSQSEKFDREGLFIKRWIPELNDIDGLRVHSPNAQVNLFDAVQYHRPIVDLAESRARALTAFRNLPARQDMG comes from the coding sequence ATGCAACTGATCTGGCTGCGCAGCGACTTGCGCCTGCACGACAACACCGCCCTGGCGGCAGCCGCAGCCGCGGGCCCCTGCGTGGCGGTGTACCTGATGAGCCCCGGGCAATGGCGCGCCCATGACGATGCTCCCTGCAAGATCGATTTCTGGCTGCGCAACCTCGCCTCGTTGAGTGCGGCGCTGAACACATTGAACATTCCGCTGCTGATTCGCCACGCTTCGCACTGGGACCAGGCGCCCCAGGTGCTGGCAACACTGTGTCGCGAATTGAATATCAGCGCCGTGCATGCCAACGAAGAATACGGCGTGAACGAAACCCGGCGTGATGGCGAGGTTGCTCGAACCCTGAAGGATCAAGGCGTGGCGTTCCACGGTTACCTTGATCAACTGCTGTTCCGGCCCGGCAGCGTCCTGACCAGGACCGGCAACTATTTCCAAGTGTTCAGCCAGTTTCGCAAGGTGTGCTACCAGCGCTTGAACCTTTCGCTACCCAATCTGGTTCCCGCGCCGACCGGACAAGCCCGCACGGCCATCGCCAGCGATCCGGTGCCCGCACACGTCGAAGGTTTCGCACCTCCCAGCGAGGCGCTACGTGCCCTCTGGCCTGCCGGCGAGAACGAGGCCCGACGGCGGCTGGACGCCTTTATCGATCAACACATCGATGAATACCAGCGAGAGCGCGACTTCCCCGCCCACCCCGGCACCAGCCAGCTTTCGGCCTATCTGGTGGCCGGCGTTGTTTCACCACGCCAGTGCCTGCACGCTGCGCTGCAAGCCAACCAGGGCGAATTCGAGAGCGGAAGTGCCGGTACCGTGGCCTGGATCAATGAATTGCTCTGGCGCGAGTTCTATAAACACATTCTTGTGGGCTATCCACGCGTGTCGCGCCATCGCGCGTTCCGCCCGGAAACCGAAGCGCTGGCCTGGCGCAAGGCTCCCGACGAATTGGAAGCCTGGCAGCAGGGCCGCACCGGCCTGCCGATTATCGACGCGGCCATGCGTCAATTATTGGAGACCGGCTGGATGCACAACCGCCTGCGGATGGTGGTCGCCATGTTCCTGACCAAGAATTTGCTGATCGACTGGCGCGAAGGCGAACGTTTTTTCATGCGCCACCTGATCGACGGGGACTTGGCCGCCAACAATGGCGGCTGGCAGTGGAGTGCTTCCACCGGCACGGATTCCGCGCCCTGGTTCCGCATCTTCAACCCCTTGAGCCAATCGGAAAAATTTGATCGCGAGGGACTGTTTATCAAACGGTGGATACCTGAACTGAACGATATAGACGGGCTACGGGTCCATAGCCCAAATGCACAAGTCAATCTGTTTGACGCGGTGCAATACCATCGGCCGATCGTCGACCTGGCCGAATCCCGAGCACGTGCGCTGACAGCCTTCAGGAATCTGCCAGCGCGACAAGACATGGGATGA
- the prfA gene encoding peptide chain release factor 1: MKASLLNKLDILQDRFEELTALLGDGEVISDQNKFRTYSKEYAEVEPIVATYKQLLKVQGDLEGAQALLKDSDPDMREMAVEEVREAKEQLVELESNLQRMLLPKDPNDGRNVFLEIRAGTGGDEAAIFSGDLFRMYSRYAERRGWRVEILSENEGEHGGYKEVIARVEGDNVYGKLKFESGAHRVQRVPATESQGRIHTSACTVAVLPEPDEQEAIEINPADLRIDTYRSSGAGGQHVNKTDSAIRITHLPSGIVVECQEERSQHKNRARAMSWLSAKLNDQQTSAAANAIASERKLLVGSGDRSERIRTYNFAQGRVTDHRVNLTLYSLDEILAGGVDAVIEPLLAEYQADQLAAIGE; this comes from the coding sequence ATGAAAGCGTCACTGCTCAATAAGCTGGACATTCTCCAGGACCGTTTCGAGGAACTGACCGCCTTGCTGGGCGACGGCGAGGTCATTTCCGACCAGAACAAGTTCCGGACCTACTCCAAGGAGTACGCCGAAGTCGAGCCGATTGTCGCGACCTATAAACAGTTGCTCAAGGTGCAAGGCGATCTCGAGGGCGCCCAGGCGCTGCTCAAGGACAGCGACCCGGACATGCGCGAAATGGCGGTGGAAGAGGTGCGCGAGGCCAAGGAGCAACTGGTCGAGTTGGAAAGCAACCTGCAGCGCATGCTGCTGCCCAAGGATCCGAACGACGGGCGCAACGTGTTCCTTGAAATCCGCGCCGGCACCGGTGGTGACGAGGCGGCGATCTTTTCCGGCGACCTGTTTCGCATGTACTCGCGCTACGCCGAGCGTCGTGGCTGGCGTGTGGAAATCCTCTCGGAGAACGAAGGCGAACACGGCGGCTATAAAGAAGTCATCGCCCGGGTCGAGGGTGACAACGTCTATGGCAAGCTGAAATTCGAATCCGGCGCCCACCGCGTACAGCGTGTGCCGGCCACCGAATCCCAGGGCCGCATCCACACATCCGCCTGCACCGTGGCGGTGTTGCCCGAGCCGGACGAACAGGAAGCCATCGAGATCAACCCGGCGGACCTGCGGATCGACACCTACCGCTCCTCCGGCGCGGGCGGCCAGCACGTCAACAAGACCGATTCGGCGATCCGCATCACGCACTTGCCCTCGGGCATCGTGGTCGAGTGCCAGGAAGAGCGCTCCCAGCACAAGAACCGCGCGCGGGCGATGTCCTGGTTGTCGGCCAAGCTCAACGACCAGCAGACCAGCGCCGCCGCCAACGCCATCGCCAGCGAGCGGAAATTGCTGGTGGGCTCGGGTGATCGTTCCGAGCGGATCCGTACCTACAACTTTGCCCAGGGCCGGGTCACCGACCATCGCGTCAACCTGACCCTGTATTCCCTGGATGAAATCCTCGCCGGTGGTGTCGACGCGGTGATCGAGCCCTTGCTGGCCGAATACCAGGCCGACCAGTTGGCCGCGATTGGCGAATAG
- a CDS encoding MerR family transcriptional regulator yields MNTKPDSSASEDLGVDFAEALAQGWLPIREVARQTGVNAVTLRAWERRYGLIVPHRTAKGHRLFNAEHVQRIQSILTWINRGVAVSKIKPLLETPQPPEEPLQDEWQRQRHALLLAVTQLAERQVDDLINQAMALYPPRTVCEQLLLPLLAELQTRWQGQFGAQLEQVFFHTWLRSKFGSRIYHNNRQLRGAPLLLVNHSQSHQEPCLWLTAWLASSADCPVEILDGPLPAGELALAVERLKVRAVLVYSNHALDLSQLPRLLNAIDCPIIIAGPAASIHQARLSTGVSTLDVSWAEDPLAAYRELSRRELL; encoded by the coding sequence ATGAATACAAAACCTGATTCAAGCGCCAGCGAAGACCTCGGCGTCGATTTTGCCGAGGCACTGGCGCAGGGCTGGCTTCCCATCCGCGAAGTGGCCCGGCAAACCGGCGTCAATGCCGTCACGCTGCGGGCCTGGGAGCGACGCTACGGCTTGATCGTGCCGCACCGCACCGCCAAGGGGCATCGCCTGTTCAATGCCGAGCATGTGCAGCGGATCCAGAGCATCCTCACCTGGATCAATCGCGGCGTGGCGGTGAGCAAGATCAAGCCGTTGCTCGAGACGCCGCAACCACCCGAAGAGCCCCTGCAGGACGAATGGCAACGCCAGCGCCATGCCTTGCTGCTGGCCGTGACACAACTGGCCGAGCGTCAGGTCGACGACCTGATCAACCAGGCGATGGCGCTGTATCCGCCGCGGACAGTCTGCGAACAGTTGTTGCTGCCCTTGCTGGCCGAGTTGCAAACGCGCTGGCAAGGCCAGTTCGGCGCGCAACTGGAGCAGGTGTTTTTCCACACTTGGCTGCGCAGCAAATTCGGCAGCCGGATTTATCACAACAACCGCCAGCTGCGTGGCGCGCCGTTGCTGCTGGTCAATCACTCGCAATCACATCAGGAACCCTGCTTGTGGCTCACCGCCTGGCTCGCCAGCAGCGCCGATTGCCCCGTGGAAATACTTGACGGGCCGCTGCCTGCCGGAGAGTTGGCCCTGGCGGTCGAACGCCTCAAGGTTCGCGCCGTGCTGGTGTATTCCAACCACGCCCTGGACCTGTCCCAACTGCCCAGGCTGCTGAATGCAATCGACTGCCCGATCATCATCGCCGGCCCGGCCGCGTCGATCCATCAAGCCAGGTTATCCACAGGCGTCTCGACGCTGGACGTGTCCTGGGCCGAAGACCCACTGGCCGCTTACCGCGAGCTGAGCCGCAGAGAACTCCTGTAG
- a CDS encoding YbgA family protein produces MPSEAHAKPRIAISACLMGAEVRFNGGHKQSPLCSRTLTEYFDFVPVCPEVAIGLGIPREPIRLVGNPEHPDAVGTVNRDLDVTGPLAEYGRQMAGELEGICGYIFMQKSPSCGLERVKVYGHNGAPQDGGGRGIYAQAFCERHPDLPVEEDGRLNDPVLRENFLTRVFAYAAWQPLRQRGLTRRDLIEFHSRYKYQLMAHNPVQYKALGNMLGNMGKGDPDELGARYFSALMAALKKCATRRTHTNVLQHLSGYLKRAIDADDKQEVQHLIAQYRLGIVPLVVPLTLLKHHLRQHPDPYLAQQVYLQPHPENLSLRNAI; encoded by the coding sequence ATGCCCAGCGAAGCCCATGCCAAACCCAGAATTGCCATCAGCGCCTGCCTGATGGGCGCTGAAGTTCGCTTTAACGGCGGGCATAAACAGTCGCCACTGTGCAGTCGCACGCTCACGGAATACTTCGATTTCGTCCCGGTGTGCCCCGAGGTCGCCATCGGCCTGGGCATTCCCCGCGAGCCGATTCGCCTGGTGGGCAACCCAGAGCATCCTGACGCGGTAGGCACAGTGAATCGCGACCTCGACGTGACGGGACCGTTGGCCGAATACGGACGGCAGATGGCCGGGGAGTTGGAGGGTATCTGTGGCTATATCTTCATGCAGAAATCGCCTTCCTGCGGGCTGGAACGGGTCAAGGTCTATGGTCATAACGGTGCGCCCCAGGACGGCGGTGGACGAGGCATCTATGCCCAGGCTTTTTGCGAGCGTCATCCGGACCTGCCGGTGGAGGAAGATGGCCGCCTGAATGACCCGGTGCTGCGGGAGAATTTCCTGACGCGCGTGTTCGCCTATGCGGCCTGGCAACCCCTGCGCCAGCGAGGCCTGACCCGACGCGACCTCATCGAATTTCACTCGCGCTACAAATACCAGCTGATGGCCCACAACCCGGTGCAGTACAAGGCACTGGGCAACATGCTGGGCAACATGGGCAAGGGCGACCCCGACGAATTGGGCGCACGTTATTTCAGCGCCTTGATGGCCGCCTTGAAAAAATGCGCCACCCGCCGTACCCATACCAACGTACTCCAGCACTTGAGCGGCTATCTCAAGCGCGCCATCGATGCCGATGACAAGCAGGAAGTGCAACACCTCATCGCGCAATATCGCCTCGGCATCGTGCCGCTGGTGGTACCGCTGACACTGCTCAAGCACCACCTGCGCCAGCACCCTGACCCTTATCTGGCGCAGCAGGTGTACCTGCAACCTCACCCGGAAAATCTCAGCTTGCGAAACGCCATTTGA
- a CDS encoding SDR family NAD(P)-dependent oxidoreductase: MARKYWLTGASNGLGAALAEAILQAGGQLAVSSRVAPSCETLSQQFPGQVLMVPGNLTDSQTVREIGQRLAQEWGALDTVIINAGTAEYVAGQPTDSTLIEHIIRSNLLAASFCIETARPLLHQGAEPHLVGITSPVTYLRPSQAEGDGNAMRQVFESVRADLASKGIDLTLVIPGFGNSATGVDEDFSVLARWTAETAASHILTQLEERPHEMALPAASMTKLWPLPSSSDPTQGDIAACQKAGQSPIKGQP, encoded by the coding sequence ATGGCGCGAAAATATTGGCTGACCGGTGCCAGTAACGGATTGGGGGCTGCGTTGGCCGAAGCGATTCTTCAGGCCGGAGGGCAGTTGGCCGTGAGTTCCCGCGTCGCGCCCTCTTGCGAGACCCTTTCACAACAATTTCCCGGCCAGGTGCTGATGGTGCCGGGCAACTTGACCGACAGCCAGACCGTTCGAGAGATCGGCCAGCGGCTTGCCCAGGAATGGGGAGCACTGGATACAGTGATCATCAATGCAGGCACGGCTGAATACGTTGCTGGCCAACCCACCGATAGCACACTGATTGAACACATCATTCGCAGCAATTTGCTTGCAGCGAGTTTCTGCATCGAGACGGCGCGTCCATTGTTACACCAGGGAGCCGAGCCGCATCTGGTGGGCATCACCAGCCCGGTCACTTACTTGCGACCCTCGCAAGCCGAGGGCGACGGCAACGCGATGCGCCAAGTATTCGAGTCAGTGCGTGCCGACCTGGCCTCCAAGGGGATCGACCTCACATTGGTCATCCCTGGCTTCGGCAATTCGGCGACAGGTGTCGATGAGGATTTTTCAGTGCTGGCCCGATGGACCGCTGAAACGGCAGCGAGCCACATACTGACGCAATTGGAGGAACGCCCCCACGAGATGGCCTTGCCTGCTGCCTCCATGACGAAGCTCTGGCCGTTACCGTCATCAAGCGACCCCACCCAAGGCGACATCGCCGCCTGCCAAAAAGCAGGACAATCCCCGATCAAGGGACAACCCTGA
- the prmC gene encoding peptide chain release factor N(5)-glutamine methyltransferase, whose translation MTIIASLLRAAELPDSPTPRLDAELLLAAALGKSRSFLHTWPERIVPSEAALLFSEYLRRRRSGEPVAYILGQQGFWKLDLEVAPHTLIPRPDTELLVEAALALLPATPARVLDLGTGSGAIALALASERPAWTVTAVDRVLEAVALAERNRQRLDLRNVTVASSHWFSALEGKRFELIISNPPYIAASDPHLAEGDVRFEPASALVAGPDGLDDLRAIVDLAPDHLEAGGWLMLEHGYDQAEAVRDLLSGRGFAEVHSRKDLGNHERISLGRLPC comes from the coding sequence ATGACCATCATTGCCAGTCTGTTACGCGCCGCCGAGCTGCCGGATTCGCCCACGCCACGGCTGGACGCCGAGTTGCTGCTGGCCGCTGCGCTGGGCAAGTCCCGCAGCTTCCTGCACACCTGGCCCGAGCGGATCGTACCCAGCGAGGCGGCGCTGTTGTTTTCCGAGTACCTGCGTCGCCGGCGCTCCGGTGAGCCGGTGGCCTACATTCTCGGGCAGCAGGGCTTCTGGAAACTGGACCTGGAGGTGGCGCCCCATACGCTGATCCCGCGCCCCGACACCGAGCTGCTGGTGGAAGCTGCGTTGGCCTTGCTGCCGGCCACGCCGGCCCGGGTCCTGGACCTCGGCACCGGCAGCGGCGCGATAGCCCTGGCGTTGGCCAGCGAGCGCCCGGCCTGGACAGTCACGGCGGTCGATCGGGTGCTCGAAGCGGTGGCCCTGGCCGAACGCAATCGCCAGCGCCTGGACCTGCGCAACGTGACGGTGGCGAGCAGTCACTGGTTCAGCGCCCTGGAGGGCAAACGTTTCGAATTGATCATCAGCAACCCGCCCTATATCGCCGCCAGCGACCCGCACCTGGCCGAGGGCGACGTGCGGTTCGAGCCGGCCAGTGCGCTGGTCGCGGGGCCGGACGGGCTTGATGACTTGCGCGCGATCGTTGACCTGGCCCCCGATCATCTCGAGGCGGGCGGCTGGTTGATGCTCGAACACGGTTACGACCAGGCTGAAGCGGTGCGCGACCTGTTGAGCGGCCGAGGGTTCGCCGAAGTCCACAGTCGCAAGGACCTGGGCAATCATGAACGCATCAGCCTGGGACGCCTGCCGTGCTGA
- a CDS encoding acyloxyacyl hydrolase encodes MKRLFCFAAFAAALLGHTYTAQAAGVEFGVGQTGDSTMTYRLGMQFDWDKSWLQSDVGRLTGYWSGAYTYWEGDETSSNHSLSFSPVFVYEFAGQNVKPYIEAGVGVALFENTEVESNKLGTAFQFEDRIGFGLRFKGGHEVGIRATHYSNAGIKSTNDGVESYALHYTMPL; translated from the coding sequence ATGAAGCGCTTATTCTGCTTTGCCGCGTTTGCGGCTGCATTGCTGGGGCACACTTACACCGCGCAGGCAGCGGGCGTCGAGTTCGGGGTAGGCCAGACTGGCGACTCGACCATGACCTACCGCCTGGGCATGCAATTCGATTGGGACAAAAGTTGGTTGCAGAGCGACGTGGGGCGCCTGACCGGTTACTGGAGCGGTGCTTACACGTACTGGGAGGGGGATGAGACCTCCAGCAACCATAGCTTGTCGTTTTCGCCGGTATTTGTGTACGAATTTGCCGGTCAGAATGTGAAGCCTTATATCGAGGCGGGCGTGGGCGTTGCGTTGTTTGAAAACACCGAAGTGGAAAGCAACAAGCTGGGCACGGCGTTCCAGTTCGAGGATCGCATCGGTTTCGGCCTGCGCTTCAAGGGTGGGCATGAAGTGGGCATCCGCGCCACTCATTACTCCAACGCCGGCATCAAGTCGACCAACGACGGTGTGGAAAGCTACGCGCTGCACTACACGATGCCGTTGTAA